A genomic segment from Natronorubrum tibetense GA33 encodes:
- the allB gene encoding allantoinase AllB, which produces MTVDLVVRNCTVVTPAGRTPNSGVAVEDGEIVAVGRSDRLPDADRIVDGDGNVLVPGIVDCHIHNREPGLEYKEDWESATRAAAAGGVTTVVGMPNTDPVIDRPEHLELKFERGEASAHVDFQSYVVVTSENLDLIPAIDEAGALGYKIFLGSTVGDVPPPNDGEILEAMEKIRETGKRLGFHEENGEIIDHYTEQFQAEGRNDPIDHSHSRPVIAEREAVERMITFAEETGAKIHMYHVSSGSAAEAVARGKDRGVDVTAETTPHYLWFTEEVMREKGNPARIQPPIRNAEEREKLWEVGIDDGAIDCIATDHAPHTPEEKKVDDPFGNTWEAISGFVGLETEVPVMLSFVDQGRLTLEEWVRRHSTRPAQIWGMYPQKGSLQVGTDADFTVVDPDREWSLEESDELHSKNCVTPFVGESFTGNVVSTVVRGEVVYEDGDVVGESGYGTRVDVD; this is translated from the coding sequence ATGACTGTGGACCTCGTCGTGCGCAACTGTACCGTGGTGACGCCCGCCGGGCGGACGCCGAACTCGGGTGTCGCCGTCGAGGACGGTGAGATCGTCGCCGTCGGTCGGAGCGACCGCCTGCCCGACGCGGATCGCATCGTCGACGGCGACGGAAACGTCCTCGTGCCGGGAATCGTCGATTGCCACATTCATAACCGCGAACCCGGCCTCGAGTACAAGGAAGACTGGGAGTCTGCGACGCGAGCGGCCGCGGCCGGTGGCGTGACGACCGTCGTCGGGATGCCGAACACTGATCCCGTCATCGACCGTCCCGAGCATCTCGAGTTAAAATTCGAGCGCGGTGAGGCGTCGGCTCACGTCGACTTTCAAAGCTACGTCGTCGTCACGAGCGAGAACCTCGACTTGATCCCGGCTATTGACGAGGCCGGCGCGCTCGGCTACAAGATCTTCCTCGGATCGACGGTGGGGGATGTCCCGCCGCCGAACGACGGAGAGATCCTCGAGGCGATGGAGAAGATTCGGGAGACGGGCAAACGTCTCGGATTCCACGAGGAAAACGGGGAGATCATCGATCACTACACGGAGCAGTTCCAGGCCGAAGGGCGGAACGATCCGATCGATCACTCCCACTCCCGCCCCGTGATCGCCGAGCGCGAGGCCGTCGAACGGATGATCACCTTCGCCGAGGAGACCGGCGCGAAAATCCACATGTACCACGTCTCCTCGGGATCGGCCGCCGAGGCCGTCGCCCGCGGGAAAGATCGCGGCGTGGACGTGACTGCCGAGACGACACCTCATTACCTCTGGTTCACCGAGGAGGTCATGCGTGAGAAGGGGAATCCGGCGCGGATCCAGCCCCCCATTCGGAACGCGGAGGAGCGCGAGAAGCTCTGGGAGGTCGGGATCGACGACGGTGCGATCGACTGTATCGCGACCGATCATGCTCCCCACACCCCCGAAGAGAAGAAAGTTGACGACCCGTTCGGCAACACCTGGGAGGCCATTTCAGGGTTTGTTGGTCTCGAGACCGAAGTCCCGGTGATGCTTTCCTTCGTGGACCAGGGCCGACTCACGCTCGAGGAGTGGGTCCGCCGCCATTCGACCCGACCGGCCCAGATCTGGGGCATGTACCCCCAGAAGGGCTCGCTGCAGGTGGGTACGGACGCCGACTTCACGGTCGTCGATCCCGACCGAGAGTGGTCGCTCGAGGAGAGCGACGAACTCCACTCGAAGAACTGCGTCACGCCGTTCGTGGGTGAGTCGTTCACCGGAAACGTGGTGTCGACGGTCGTCCGCGGCGAGGTCGTCTACGAGGATGGCGACGTGGTCGGCGAATCGGGTTACGGAACGCGTGTCGACGTCGACTGA
- a CDS encoding NAD-dependent epimerase/dehydratase family protein, translated as MDSPAIRDKTVLVTGGAGFIGSHLVEALAPHNEVRILDNFSSGDRTNLPENVTIVEGDIRDPIALQQAARGVDIIFHHAAVVSVSRSVDAPRQSNETNLDASLLVLEQARQEDARVVVASSAAVYGHPDELPVSETASTEPSSPYGIQKLALDQYTRLYEDLYGLETVALRYFNAYGPRQQGPYSGVISTFLEQAQADEPITIEGDGEQTRDFVHVSDIVWANLYAATTDDVGEAYNIGTGTRTPIEELAETIRDATDSLSSIVHRDPRPGDIRHSGADITRAKRTLGFEPRVSLECGIQSLVDGTPLTPVDGDTESVLGSTTSGR; from the coding sequence ATGGATTCGCCAGCGATTCGTGACAAGACGGTGCTCGTGACCGGTGGAGCGGGCTTCATCGGCAGTCACCTCGTTGAGGCCCTGGCCCCGCACAACGAGGTCCGGATACTCGACAACTTCTCGTCGGGCGACCGGACGAACCTCCCCGAGAACGTGACGATCGTCGAGGGAGATATCCGCGATCCGATCGCCCTGCAGCAGGCAGCACGCGGCGTGGACATCATCTTCCACCACGCCGCCGTCGTCAGCGTCTCCCGCAGCGTCGACGCCCCCCGCCAAAGCAACGAGACGAATCTCGACGCGAGTTTGCTCGTCTTAGAGCAGGCCCGCCAGGAGGACGCACGGGTCGTCGTCGCCTCGAGCGCGGCGGTCTACGGCCATCCGGACGAGCTCCCGGTCTCGGAGACGGCGTCGACCGAGCCGTCGTCTCCGTACGGCATTCAAAAGCTCGCGCTCGATCAGTACACCCGACTCTACGAGGATCTGTACGGTCTCGAGACGGTGGCCCTGCGGTACTTCAACGCCTACGGGCCGCGCCAGCAGGGCCCCTACAGCGGCGTCATCTCGACGTTTCTCGAGCAGGCGCAAGCGGACGAGCCGATTACGATCGAAGGCGACGGCGAGCAGACTCGCGATTTCGTCCACGTGAGCGACATCGTCTGGGCGAACCTGTACGCGGCCACCACCGACGATGTCGGTGAAGCGTACAACATCGGGACAGGGACCCGGACGCCGATCGAGGAGTTAGCCGAGACGATCCGAGACGCGACCGACTCGTTGTCGTCGATCGTTCATCGCGACCCCCGTCCCGGAGACATCAGACACAGCGGGGCGGATATCACCAGAGCAAAACGTACGCTCGGGTTCGAGCCGCGAGTGAGCCTCGAGTGTGGGATTCAGTCACTCGTCGACGGAACGCCGCTCACACCGGTCGACGGGGACACCGAGTCCGTTCTGGGGTCGACGACGAGCGGTCGCTAA